One window of Vibrio atlanticus genomic DNA carries:
- a CDS encoding alpha/beta hydrolase, whose amino-acid sequence MQSELIIIDEFFIPQLNRTRTLRIYLPAGYHQAEHAYPVLYMHDGQNVFEKSTATYGMCWDAQTTLDEMQRLGKLFGLIVVAIDSSHELDGMERYNEYSPWRANQEIKELGVGDELLKFGGEGDEYMAFICHTLKPYIDQTYRTKPIREFTYLAGSSMGGLISLYGGSLYQNTFGVLGVFSPAFWFNKPSYFEYMKEFSFLSPTKIYMDMGTNEAREEASVDFADVYLSGSRAMNTLLTQKPNVTLFYQEGQGHQHNELACSLRFPDFIDFIFRQ is encoded by the coding sequence ATGCAATCTGAATTGATTATTATCGATGAGTTCTTTATTCCACAGTTGAATCGAACTCGAACGCTCCGCATTTACCTTCCTGCGGGGTATCACCAAGCAGAGCACGCTTATCCTGTCTTATACATGCATGATGGGCAGAATGTCTTTGAGAAGTCTACAGCGACGTATGGGATGTGTTGGGATGCACAAACGACACTCGATGAGATGCAAAGGCTCGGTAAGTTATTCGGGTTAATTGTTGTCGCCATCGACAGCAGTCATGAGCTTGATGGCATGGAGCGTTACAATGAGTATTCGCCTTGGCGCGCTAACCAAGAGATAAAAGAGTTGGGTGTTGGTGATGAGCTACTTAAATTTGGTGGTGAAGGGGACGAATACATGGCGTTTATCTGTCATACATTGAAGCCTTATATCGACCAAACATACAGAACAAAGCCGATCCGAGAGTTTACGTACCTTGCTGGCAGTTCAATGGGCGGACTAATTAGCTTATATGGTGGCTCACTGTACCAGAATACCTTTGGCGTGCTTGGGGTTTTCTCTCCGGCGTTTTGGTTCAATAAACCCTCATACTTCGAGTATATGAAAGAGTTTAGCTTTCTGTCTCCAACGAAAATATATATGGATATGGGAACGAATGAAGCTCGTGAAGAGGCAAGCGTAGATTTTGCTGACGTTTATCTGAGTGGTTCAAGGGCAATGAACACGTTACTCACTCAAAAGCCGAACGTGACGCTGTTTTATCAAGAAGGGCAAGGTCATCAACACAATGAACTAGCTTGTTCGTTGCGATTCCCGGATTTTATCGACTTTATTTTTAGACAATAA
- a CDS encoding sensor domain-containing diguanylate cyclase: MLYLAAAQLEKVETTAKEQSLSNIRIASSIINSNIEATFGKLYFLETSLSLSTSGPVGEQKFRDISDNILKRTPNFSDIVQYQPQSQQYISTRGLPLSNEQIDAIQWNPIDSVVEGFYISSIYQKPDGRWVFAIKHTTEQLNKEIWIEFDLLHTTQGLRDLKTLDRGYVFVVDRATERLVFHPDPKRIGSKSISYHAGISHQLSQGETVGQHEYYYQDNFKITVFDADNSLNWVFVSGTDRHDILTSSHQFTLTGVVLGSLLLLWIGAHYLAHRLNMSLSQLNKVDDLASFKRELKAIFNSFTYQKGIQFCLYQAESHSFSTIDYHGNKSTVHSDKALAERFAPESMAYRSSKYADPLARKLKILQRHYCIPLHSRNQLIAVIYVNAPLPISQSILRMIKDYTEVSLSNLLLHHQLSSKDLMTQLDNKSSFNIAIDNYACEPDTYVALLDIDNFDHVNRAYGEAIGDKMIKLAAEAMRSYFPKPKGLCLARVGDKEFAVLFKANDAKDAKHQLEQCRVSIAEKTIVTPDITLSLSISVGFSQIDGETDSALALAEQAKLIALQLGKNRVEGHIRGVAKAS, encoded by the coding sequence ATGCTCTATCTTGCTGCAGCTCAACTTGAAAAAGTAGAAACGACGGCAAAAGAACAATCACTATCAAATATTCGTATCGCAAGTTCCATCATCAATTCCAACATCGAAGCCACATTCGGCAAACTCTATTTTTTGGAAACCAGTTTAAGCTTATCTACATCAGGCCCAGTCGGTGAACAAAAATTCAGGGACATCAGTGACAATATTCTTAAGAGAACACCTAACTTCTCCGATATTGTTCAATACCAGCCTCAATCCCAACAATATATTTCAACTCGTGGCCTGCCTCTTTCCAATGAGCAGATCGATGCCATCCAGTGGAATCCAATAGATAGTGTTGTAGAAGGTTTTTACATCTCTTCTATCTACCAAAAACCCGATGGTCGTTGGGTTTTCGCGATCAAACACACGACGGAACAGTTGAACAAAGAAATATGGATTGAGTTTGACCTTTTGCATACCACACAAGGCCTGAGAGACTTAAAGACATTAGACCGTGGCTATGTATTTGTGGTTGATAGAGCAACCGAACGACTGGTTTTCCATCCTGATCCGAAACGCATTGGCTCCAAATCCATCAGCTATCATGCCGGCATCAGCCACCAGCTCTCGCAAGGTGAGACCGTCGGCCAACACGAATACTACTATCAAGATAATTTCAAAATAACGGTATTTGATGCTGACAACAGCTTAAACTGGGTATTCGTCTCGGGCACTGATCGTCACGACATACTCACCAGCTCACACCAATTTACGCTAACTGGCGTGGTACTCGGGTCACTGCTTCTATTATGGATTGGCGCACACTACCTGGCTCACCGCTTGAACATGTCGTTATCTCAACTGAATAAAGTTGATGATCTCGCCAGCTTTAAACGAGAGTTAAAAGCCATATTCAATAGCTTTACCTATCAAAAAGGCATTCAATTCTGCCTTTATCAAGCAGAGAGCCATTCATTCAGTACCATCGATTATCATGGAAACAAATCAACGGTACATTCTGACAAAGCCCTTGCTGAGCGATTTGCTCCCGAGAGCATGGCTTATCGAAGCAGCAAATACGCGGATCCATTGGCTCGTAAACTAAAAATACTCCAACGCCACTACTGTATCCCTTTGCACTCTCGTAACCAGCTAATCGCGGTGATTTACGTCAATGCGCCCTTGCCGATCAGCCAAAGTATTTTACGTATGATCAAAGATTACACGGAAGTCTCGTTGTCTAACTTACTGCTCCACCATCAATTGAGCAGTAAAGATCTCATGACTCAGTTAGACAACAAAAGTAGTTTTAACATCGCGATCGACAACTACGCATGCGAACCCGATACCTATGTAGCTCTGCTCGATATCGATAACTTTGACCACGTAAATCGAGCTTACGGTGAAGCGATTGGCGACAAGATGATAAAGCTCGCCGCAGAAGCGATGCGTTCTTACTTTCCTAAGCCAAAAGGGCTTTGCCTTGCTCGAGTTGGGGACAAGGAGTTCGCCGTTTTATTCAAAGCGAATGATGCGAAGGATGCCAAGCACCAATTGGAACAATGTCGAGTCAGCATCGCCGAGAAAACCATAGTCACTCCGGATATCACATTGTCACTCAGTATCAGCGTCGGGTTTTCGCAAATAGACGGCGAAACAGACTCTGCTTTAGCCCTTGCGGAACAAGCAAAGCTTATCGCACTACAACTTGGAAAGAATCGAGTAGAAGGTCACATTAGAGGCGTAGCCAAAGCGTCGTAG
- a CDS encoding tRNA (adenine(22)-N(1))-methyltransferase: MKLSNRLQTLHSLVSNDYQHIWDCCCDHGFLGVQLLSDHKAPQIHFVDIVPTLMNELEGKLTRYFPQDNSDQQAMTSQWQVYCLDVAAIPLEKHTGRHLVIIAGVGGDLTQKLVNDIHCKHPDKAIDFLLCPVHQQFELRNHLKALNFGLIDEVLIEENRRYYEILLVSNNQGESDKNLDENGNNRTVTEISSVGDKIWTPNCEQQKQVSQQYKAKTLQHYLRIHQGQEKQGKTSQVKHIIEAYQAI; this comes from the coding sequence ATGAAGCTAAGTAACCGACTGCAAACTCTCCACTCCCTTGTCAGTAATGACTACCAACATATTTGGGACTGTTGTTGTGATCACGGCTTCTTGGGTGTTCAGCTATTATCTGACCACAAAGCACCGCAGATTCATTTTGTCGATATTGTCCCTACTCTGATGAATGAGCTGGAAGGCAAGCTAACGCGTTACTTTCCCCAAGATAATTCAGACCAACAAGCGATGACCAGCCAATGGCAAGTCTACTGCTTGGATGTCGCAGCGATTCCATTGGAAAAGCACACTGGCAGACATCTAGTCATTATTGCGGGGGTGGGAGGCGATCTAACACAAAAGCTCGTCAACGATATTCATTGCAAGCATCCAGACAAAGCGATCGATTTTTTGCTTTGCCCGGTTCATCAGCAGTTCGAATTAAGAAATCATTTAAAGGCGCTCAATTTCGGCCTAATTGATGAAGTGTTAATTGAAGAGAACCGTCGTTACTACGAGATTTTATTGGTCAGCAATAACCAAGGTGAAAGCGACAAAAATCTAGATGAAAACGGCAATAACCGAACGGTAACTGAGATATCAAGCGTCGGCGACAAGATCTGGACTCCGAACTGTGAACAACAGAAGCAAGTATCACAGCAATACAAAGCCAAAACATTGCAGCACTACTTGCGCATCCATCAAGGACAAGAGAAGCAAGGCAAAACCAGTCAGGTTAAGCACATCATTGAGGCTTACCAAGCGATTTAA
- a CDS encoding acyltransferase, giving the protein MLDNLRMALNVLFVTINTAMTAFTVSFFGLIKLILPISIVQKSCTRLANFTFWCWASLNLWMLNVNNDIEWQVEGGEDISTKQWYLMMSNHLSWADIVILSSILKDKMPMTKFFLKHELLYVPFVGLACWGLDMPFMRRHSREFLIRNPERRNDDFEAINKACTKFKWAPTTLVNFVEGTRANHEKLATAKTPYRHLLKPKTGGVAFALSAMGPILDGIVDVTLAYPENQASPFEDMLKGKMTKVVVRIKLHPMDENVNGNYFEDKAFKRRFHSWLNSTWKEKDDYLDTVYALDTVDTPCEVEMIDEPDVAYKKQEQ; this is encoded by the coding sequence ATGCTTGATAATCTTCGTATGGCCTTGAACGTGTTGTTCGTGACCATCAATACCGCAATGACTGCGTTTACCGTGAGCTTTTTTGGCCTCATCAAACTGATTCTTCCAATCTCTATTGTTCAAAAGTCATGTACTCGTTTAGCGAACTTCACATTTTGGTGTTGGGCTTCGCTTAACCTTTGGATGTTGAATGTGAATAACGATATCGAGTGGCAAGTTGAGGGCGGGGAAGACATCTCGACTAAGCAATGGTACTTGATGATGTCGAATCACCTCAGTTGGGCGGATATCGTGATCTTGTCTTCGATCTTGAAAGACAAGATGCCAATGACTAAGTTCTTCCTTAAGCATGAATTGCTGTACGTTCCTTTTGTTGGTTTGGCTTGTTGGGGCTTGGATATGCCTTTCATGAGACGTCACTCACGTGAGTTTTTGATTCGTAACCCTGAGCGTCGCAATGATGATTTCGAGGCAATTAATAAGGCATGTACTAAGTTCAAATGGGCACCGACAACCTTGGTGAATTTTGTGGAAGGGACTCGTGCAAACCACGAGAAACTGGCGACAGCGAAAACACCTTATCGACATCTACTCAAGCCAAAAACCGGCGGTGTGGCGTTCGCTCTATCGGCAATGGGCCCAATCTTGGATGGTATTGTGGATGTCACTCTGGCTTATCCAGAAAATCAGGCTTCTCCATTTGAAGACATGCTGAAGGGGAAAATGACCAAGGTGGTGGTGCGTATTAAACTGCACCCAATGGATGAGAACGTGAACGGTAATTATTTTGAAGATAAAGCGTTTAAACGTCGTTTCCACAGTTGGTTGAATAGTACGTGGAAAGAGAAAGACGACTATCTCGATACGGTTTATGCTCTTGATACGGTTGATACGCCCTGTGAGGTTGAAATGATTGATGAACCTGATGTCGCTTATAAGAAACAAGAACAGTAA
- a CDS encoding MalM family protein: protein MTNKSSMLAVVLGALLSGCASDAQVQTKLDAPTNAEVCCSDFSQFPYAQLNDNEDLKFDIDLGSPVGTFTTGNSHFAAFKFSERSGEMVVKLSSLMIDDSVFAPEAMLLDENFKPVQTLKFEDFKVQASDAFTRTSYIERLRIDASKTPYIVIYTPADELGNKVKVDHPAKVRAKEFGEVMPMVTDPVYTNQLGGRLELEIKTLKLRPYRAKPAVAPVAAVAAPAALAATATTPTAVAPKKADTQIRVQQETKDFYLSAIQNAVKSGDIPKALGLLDEAKALNVEGAQEAFVRAVNAK, encoded by the coding sequence ATGACAAATAAAAGCTCTATGTTAGCCGTGGTACTAGGTGCCTTGCTAAGCGGTTGTGCTTCCGATGCTCAGGTTCAAACTAAACTCGATGCACCTACCAATGCAGAAGTATGCTGCAGCGATTTTTCGCAGTTCCCATACGCACAATTGAATGATAATGAAGATTTAAAATTTGATATCGACTTGGGATCACCCGTCGGTACATTTACAACAGGCAATAGCCACTTTGCAGCGTTCAAGTTCAGCGAGCGCTCAGGTGAGATGGTCGTTAAGCTATCGAGCTTGATGATCGATGATTCAGTTTTTGCTCCAGAAGCTATGCTTCTAGATGAAAACTTTAAGCCAGTGCAAACATTGAAGTTTGAAGACTTTAAGGTTCAGGCATCCGACGCTTTTACTCGCACGAGTTACATTGAGCGCTTGCGTATTGATGCGAGCAAGACACCTTATATTGTTATCTACACGCCTGCTGATGAGCTTGGCAATAAGGTGAAAGTTGATCACCCAGCAAAGGTGAGAGCGAAAGAATTTGGTGAGGTGATGCCTATGGTCACCGATCCGGTATACACCAATCAATTAGGTGGTCGTTTAGAGTTAGAAATTAAAACTTTAAAACTTCGCCCTTACCGTGCTAAACCTGCCGTAGCGCCAGTCGCTGCTGTTGCTGCCCCTGCCGCTCTGGCAGCAACTGCAACAACACCGACTGCTGTTGCACCGAAGAAAGCAGACACGCAGATACGTGTGCAGCAAGAGACAAAAGACTTCTATTTGTCTGCTATACAAAATGCGGTGAAGTCAGGTGATATACCGAAAGCTTTAGGTTTGTTAGATGAAGCGAAGGCACTTAATGTTGAAGGTGCACAAGAAGCTTTTGTGCGAGCCGTCAACGCAAAATAG
- the glgX gene encoding glycogen debranching protein GlgX, translating to MTRTLARPYPLGATLGNTGCNFSIYSPDCKSLSLALFDENDEFTTYKLENEYADIRYVFVDGIKAGQKYGFIAETDNGPILLSDPYAKAISEPLDYATPYTNEKSFSMAKCLVVDDTFDWQDVEKPRISREETVLFETHVKGLSQLHPEVATNTKGRYLGLVSPEMLAFYKQQNINSLQLLPIAACMHEPHLLDMGKVNYWGYNPYLFMVPDPRYAEKDAVSELKTAIRELHRNGIEVILDVVYNHTAEGGEGGTTFNLKALDSRYYIKHGCHYANFTGCGNTVDLTHQPALNLVMDTLRYWVSEFQVDGFRFDLAATLGREGDNYNPEAAFFKAVAQDPVLKETKLIAEPWDIGPNGYQVGNFPLGWNECNDKLRDITRSFWRGDQGYLKEFATRLMGSRDIYSAAHWPYKLTVNYITYHDGFTMQDLVSYKHKHNEENGESNRDGHGDNRSENYGVEGNTENLLVIATREKQKRNFMASLLFAFGIPHILTADVLSHTQKGNNNAYCQDGVTSWLNWEDSERKTYFKAWLSEMISARQQYMVPFIKAFSGDKRNSNRIFWSRVDGTIMEHDDWNRLSSVALHLGIGKDGDELIYLINQTNAPARFSLPSDRKQDWVTICDTNLRNVKPGHAEGEMLLSPVSMAILHYSPNKTDSV from the coding sequence ATGACTAGAACGCTCGCTCGCCCTTATCCACTAGGCGCAACGCTAGGTAACACTGGCTGTAACTTCTCAATTTATTCCCCTGACTGTAAATCCCTTTCTCTCGCTCTTTTTGACGAGAACGATGAGTTCACCACTTATAAATTGGAAAATGAATACGCTGATATCAGATATGTATTTGTTGATGGTATTAAAGCGGGACAAAAATACGGTTTCATTGCTGAAACTGATAATGGCCCGATCTTACTTTCCGACCCTTACGCTAAAGCAATAAGCGAACCGCTCGATTACGCAACGCCATATACCAATGAAAAAAGCTTTTCGATGGCGAAGTGTCTCGTAGTTGATGACACGTTCGATTGGCAAGATGTCGAAAAGCCGCGTATTAGCCGCGAAGAGACCGTTCTTTTCGAAACCCATGTTAAAGGCCTATCTCAACTTCACCCAGAAGTCGCGACCAATACGAAAGGCCGTTATTTGGGGTTAGTTAGCCCCGAAATGCTTGCATTCTATAAACAGCAAAACATCAATTCTCTACAACTTTTACCTATTGCTGCATGTATGCATGAACCCCACCTATTGGATATGGGGAAAGTTAATTACTGGGGTTACAATCCATATTTGTTTATGGTGCCAGACCCACGCTACGCAGAGAAAGACGCCGTAAGTGAACTCAAAACCGCGATTCGAGAACTGCACCGCAACGGTATCGAAGTCATTCTCGATGTCGTCTACAACCACACTGCAGAAGGCGGTGAAGGTGGTACAACCTTCAACCTAAAAGCACTGGATAGCCGCTACTACATTAAGCATGGCTGTCATTACGCGAACTTCACCGGTTGTGGTAATACGGTCGACCTCACCCACCAACCAGCACTTAACTTAGTAATGGATACACTGCGCTACTGGGTTAGTGAGTTCCAAGTCGACGGCTTCCGTTTTGATTTGGCAGCAACACTGGGGCGCGAAGGCGATAACTACAATCCTGAGGCTGCTTTCTTCAAAGCCGTCGCCCAAGATCCGGTATTGAAAGAAACCAAGTTAATTGCAGAACCATGGGACATCGGGCCAAATGGCTACCAAGTTGGCAATTTTCCGTTGGGGTGGAATGAATGTAACGACAAACTGCGAGATATCACTCGTAGCTTCTGGCGTGGTGATCAAGGCTACTTGAAAGAGTTTGCGACTCGCTTAATGGGCTCTCGTGACATCTACAGTGCCGCACACTGGCCGTACAAATTAACCGTCAACTACATCACTTATCATGACGGTTTCACCATGCAAGATCTTGTTTCTTATAAACATAAGCACAATGAAGAAAATGGTGAGAGCAACCGCGATGGACACGGTGATAATCGCTCTGAAAACTATGGTGTAGAAGGCAACACAGAAAACCTTTTGGTTATCGCAACACGCGAAAAGCAAAAGCGTAACTTCATGGCTAGCCTGTTATTTGCATTCGGTATTCCGCATATTTTGACGGCCGATGTGTTATCTCATACTCAAAAGGGGAACAACAACGCGTACTGCCAAGACGGGGTCACCAGCTGGCTCAACTGGGAAGATTCCGAGCGTAAGACTTACTTCAAGGCTTGGTTATCTGAGATGATCTCCGCACGTCAGCAATACATGGTGCCGTTTATCAAAGCGTTCAGTGGCGATAAACGTAATTCTAACCGTATATTCTGGAGCCGTGTTGATGGCACAATCATGGAACATGATGATTGGAACCGTTTAAGCTCCGTAGCCTTACATTTAGGCATCGGCAAAGATGGCGACGAGTTGATTTATCTGATCAACCAAACCAACGCACCTGCTCGATTTTCTTTGCCGAGTGACCGTAAGCAAGACTGGGTAACCATCTGTGATACCAACTTGCGAAACGTGAAACCGGGTCATGCCGAAGGTGAAATGCTGTTATCTCCCGTTTCAATGGCAATTTTGCACTATTCGCCAAACAAGACTGATTCGGTTTAG
- a CDS encoding carbohydrate porin: MKKVSLIAAAVASALVAGSAFAESEVALDVTSGDSAMEVEVKNPTDVITDGWEVHGYMSSNVRVVDGKTVDTEFGKPDYKTAGTHGKSTNQVEFVIKKHSEYQNGVWADYVLRTEYGNGNSYAYSSSGSQKADTTAQFEVKEAFVELGGILGEDTSIWGGQRFLNRAAGILSGEFWKQSSGIGAGIQTKLAGHTAGIAYVMADPDAGKADYMKCQDPTKPEYDATKPACETVTKGERTTASSIDLYFYGVETGIGSLDFDFKYGQKVVNDGEDQDGIGASVTLNTSYYGLDGWTQNVIAYGSGVMQNRGVNFGGWSGGDDKAESLFLTSYGVLNISERWQLGTEAVYFTALDQLFGADGLTRYMVAARPSYKLNDNVRLEATASYGHEEGDEGYFGGRTGDAVESDILNLEIATAFTANSDYFGRPQVKPYISYIKADDEASAKQIGIDNGKDEFVFGVHTEIWF; this comes from the coding sequence ATGAAAAAAGTAAGTTTGATTGCTGCTGCAGTGGCTTCTGCACTTGTCGCTGGTTCAGCGTTCGCAGAAAGTGAAGTTGCACTTGATGTAACAAGTGGTGACTCTGCAATGGAAGTAGAGGTAAAAAACCCTACTGACGTTATCACTGACGGCTGGGAAGTGCATGGTTACATGTCTTCTAACGTTCGTGTTGTAGATGGTAAAACAGTAGACACTGAATTCGGTAAGCCAGATTACAAAACAGCGGGTACTCACGGTAAGAGTACTAACCAAGTTGAATTTGTAATTAAGAAGCACTCTGAGTACCAAAATGGCGTGTGGGCGGATTACGTTCTTCGTACTGAATATGGTAATGGCAACTCTTACGCTTATTCTTCATCAGGTAGCCAAAAAGCAGATACAACAGCACAGTTTGAAGTAAAAGAAGCCTTCGTTGAGCTTGGCGGTATTTTAGGTGAAGACACTTCTATTTGGGGTGGTCAACGTTTCCTAAACCGTGCTGCAGGTATCTTGTCTGGTGAGTTCTGGAAGCAGTCATCAGGTATTGGTGCTGGTATTCAAACTAAGCTTGCAGGACATACTGCTGGTATCGCTTACGTAATGGCTGATCCTGATGCGGGCAAGGCCGATTACATGAAGTGTCAAGATCCAACTAAACCTGAATACGACGCAACAAAACCTGCATGTGAAACTGTGACTAAAGGTGAACGTACGACAGCGTCTTCTATTGATTTGTATTTCTACGGCGTAGAGACTGGTATTGGTTCTCTAGACTTTGATTTTAAATACGGTCAGAAAGTGGTAAACGACGGTGAAGATCAAGATGGTATCGGTGCATCTGTAACACTAAACACAAGCTACTACGGCCTAGACGGTTGGACTCAAAACGTAATTGCTTACGGCTCTGGTGTAATGCAAAACCGTGGTGTTAACTTCGGTGGTTGGTCTGGCGGCGATGATAAAGCTGAGTCTCTATTCTTAACTTCTTACGGTGTACTAAACATTTCAGAAAGATGGCAGCTAGGTACGGAAGCTGTGTACTTTACAGCTCTTGACCAACTGTTTGGTGCTGACGGTTTGACTCGTTACATGGTTGCTGCTCGTCCTTCTTACAAGCTGAACGACAACGTTCGTTTAGAAGCAACGGCTTCTTACGGTCACGAAGAGGGTGATGAAGGTTACTTTGGTGGTCGTACTGGCGATGCTGTAGAGAGCGATATTCTTAACCTAGAAATTGCAACTGCATTTACAGCGAACTCTGACTACTTCGGTCGTCCACAAGTTAAGCCTTACATTAGCTACATTAAAGCTGATGATGAAGCAAGTGCTAAACAAATTGGTATCGATAACGGTAAAGACGAATTTGTATTCGGTGTACACACTGAAATTTGGTTCTAA